One Roseimaritima multifibrata DNA window includes the following coding sequences:
- a CDS encoding dipeptidase, whose amino-acid sequence MTSNTIDTLLDSHQQAHTEDLIEWLRIPSVSSDPKAKKEVREAGQWVADLLRNAGLQTEWIETQGHPLVYATTPPVPGAPVALVYGHYDVQPPEPLDLWDSPAFEPDIRDGNIYARGATDDKGQVLTHVQAVLRLLETGQPLPLQIKFLIEGEEEVGSENLERMLPELADKLACDVVVISDSSQFAPGQPAITYGLRGITTFELKVFGPSQDLHSGSFGGAVMNPGIALSKLIASMINDDGQIQLPGFYDDVQPLTDEERQQFASLPFEDAEFARSLGVAKLAGEKGYTTLERKWARPTFDVNGLTCGHQGPGAKTIIPATASAKLSFRLVPNQDPQKIAEALEAHVAQHTPVGVTTKITPDHGAPGMVANLKSPFIAAAQTALEAAFGKPPVLIREGGSIPIVQKFQETLGADCLLLGWGLNDDNAHSPNEKFCLADYHRGIKASAHLWQQIGSLNQNR is encoded by the coding sequence GTGACCTCTAACACCATAGACACTCTGCTTGATTCGCACCAACAGGCTCATACGGAAGATTTGATCGAATGGCTGCGGATTCCCAGCGTTAGCAGTGACCCAAAGGCTAAAAAAGAGGTTCGCGAAGCCGGCCAGTGGGTGGCCGATCTGCTGCGAAATGCGGGACTTCAGACCGAATGGATCGAAACCCAAGGGCATCCTCTGGTCTACGCCACCACCCCGCCGGTCCCGGGAGCCCCCGTCGCACTCGTCTACGGTCACTACGATGTCCAGCCTCCAGAACCACTCGATTTGTGGGATTCCCCCGCTTTCGAACCCGACATCCGGGACGGAAACATCTACGCTCGCGGAGCAACCGACGACAAGGGACAAGTCCTGACGCACGTCCAAGCGGTCCTTCGCCTGCTGGAAACGGGCCAGCCCCTGCCGCTGCAAATCAAATTCCTGATCGAGGGCGAAGAGGAAGTCGGCAGCGAGAACCTGGAACGCATGCTTCCCGAATTGGCGGACAAACTTGCCTGCGACGTGGTCGTGATCAGCGACAGCAGCCAGTTTGCGCCGGGCCAGCCCGCCATCACCTATGGGCTGCGAGGCATCACCACGTTTGAACTGAAGGTCTTCGGCCCCAGCCAAGACCTGCACAGCGGCTCATTTGGTGGTGCGGTAATGAATCCGGGGATCGCCCTCAGCAAACTGATCGCTTCGATGATCAACGACGACGGCCAGATCCAGCTGCCCGGTTTCTACGACGACGTCCAACCACTGACCGACGAAGAACGGCAGCAGTTCGCCAGCCTTCCCTTCGAGGATGCCGAATTCGCAAGGTCCCTCGGAGTCGCCAAGCTAGCTGGCGAGAAGGGCTACACGACGCTGGAACGCAAATGGGCTCGACCAACCTTTGACGTCAACGGCCTGACATGTGGTCACCAAGGGCCTGGAGCCAAAACCATTATCCCGGCGACCGCATCGGCAAAACTGAGCTTCCGATTGGTCCCCAACCAAGACCCTCAAAAAATCGCCGAAGCACTCGAAGCCCACGTTGCCCAGCACACGCCCGTGGGAGTCACCACAAAAATCACGCCCGATCACGGAGCCCCCGGGATGGTCGCGAACCTGAAAAGCCCCTTCATCGCAGCGGCCCAAACCGCCCTCGAAGCCGCCTTCGGTAAACCACCGGTCCTGATCCGCGAAGGGGGATCGATCCCCATCGTGCAAAAGTTCCAAGAGACCCTTGGTGCCGATTGTTTACTACTGGGATGGGGACTGAATGACGATAACGCGCATAGCCCCAACGAAAAGTTCTGCTTGGCAGACTACCATCGCGGGATCAAAGCGAGTGCCCACCTATGGCAGCAAATCGGATCACTGAACCAAAACCGTTAA
- the serS gene encoding serine--tRNA ligase, giving the protein MLDRKYILENADAVTANCTRRGVKCDVPKLVQLETERLEKLKEAQELNRQANEVSKQIGKAKDNDERQQFIDRGRELREAKDTAQKQTDALEEQILEIQRAIPNLTHPDAPTGGEEDATEQGFGKTPKPTFDFKPLDHLELAERHDMLDFEAGARVAGAGFYFLKNDAVRLDLALQQFAVAFLSDRGFTPVSTPDVALTEILKGTGFQPRGPETQIYSIENTELNLVATAEITLGGMLSGQTMQADELPLKLCGLSHCFRTEAGAAGRASKGLYRVHQFSKVEMFAFTSPEASDQMHEELRQIECELYDALEIPFRIIDTASGDLGGPAYRKYDLEAWMPGRGENGEWGEITSTSNCTDYQSRRLNIRFKTAGQKGTQFAHTLNGTAVATGRTMIAIIENNQQADGSIKVPTALQPWVGKAVIGEAVT; this is encoded by the coding sequence ATGCTTGACCGTAAATACATTCTTGAAAACGCCGACGCCGTCACTGCCAACTGCACTCGACGAGGCGTGAAGTGCGACGTCCCGAAATTGGTCCAACTGGAAACGGAGCGACTGGAGAAACTTAAAGAAGCCCAAGAACTAAACCGTCAGGCCAACGAAGTCAGCAAGCAGATCGGCAAAGCCAAGGACAACGACGAACGGCAGCAGTTCATCGACCGCGGTCGCGAACTACGCGAAGCCAAAGACACGGCTCAGAAACAGACCGATGCACTGGAAGAACAAATCCTGGAAATCCAGCGAGCCATCCCCAACCTGACGCATCCGGACGCACCGACCGGCGGCGAAGAGGATGCCACCGAACAAGGGTTCGGCAAAACTCCGAAACCGACATTCGATTTCAAACCGCTCGATCACCTGGAACTGGCCGAACGTCACGACATGCTCGATTTCGAGGCGGGAGCTCGTGTTGCGGGCGCCGGCTTCTACTTCCTCAAAAACGACGCGGTCCGCCTAGACCTTGCGCTTCAGCAATTTGCGGTCGCCTTCCTCAGCGATCGAGGCTTCACGCCCGTTTCGACCCCCGACGTTGCCCTGACCGAAATCCTCAAAGGGACCGGATTCCAACCCCGCGGCCCCGAGACTCAGATTTATTCGATCGAAAACACCGAACTGAACTTGGTCGCGACCGCAGAAATCACCCTGGGAGGCATGTTATCAGGGCAAACGATGCAGGCCGACGAACTACCACTGAAACTTTGCGGGCTGAGCCACTGCTTCCGCACCGAAGCTGGCGCCGCGGGCCGCGCGTCAAAAGGGCTGTACCGAGTCCACCAGTTCAGCAAAGTCGAAATGTTCGCCTTCACGTCGCCCGAAGCAAGCGACCAAATGCACGAAGAACTTCGCCAGATCGAATGCGAACTATACGACGCCCTGGAGATCCCCTTCCGAATCATCGACACCGCCAGCGGCGACCTGGGCGGACCAGCCTACCGCAAGTACGACCTCGAGGCGTGGATGCCTGGACGTGGCGAAAACGGAGAGTGGGGAGAAATCACCAGCACCAGCAACTGCACCGATTACCAATCGCGTCGATTAAACATCCGGTTCAAAACGGCGGGTCAAAAAGGGACGCAGTTCGCCCACACGCTAAACGGAACCGCCGTCGCAACGGGCCGAACGATGATCGCCATCATCGAAAACAACCAGCAAGCCGACGGCTCGATCAAAGTCCCCACGGCGCTCCAGCCCTGGGTCGGAAAAGCCGTCATCGGCGAAGCAGTGACCTAG
- a CDS encoding SDR family NAD(P)-dependent oxidoreductase, which yields MSRIAKLFADPHPVALVTGSGAPRVGNVIARHLASLGCRIVIHANSSMEAAERTASELRSEGVETIVVQASIEKSEQVERMIEEVVETFGRLDILVNSAAIWEPKRLEDVTPEDVRRYFEVNTLGTFVAARSAGLQMVTQPKGGVIINIGDWGLVRPYLDHAAYFPSKGAIEGMTRSLAVELAERNRAVRVNCIHPGPVLLGDDLPTATQAAVMGSTLLKRVGTPEHVAHAVQFLVENDFVTGAAIPVDGGRTIYADDGLQTKHKIG from the coding sequence ATGTCTCGTATTGCAAAACTGTTTGCGGATCCCCATCCCGTCGCACTGGTTACCGGTAGCGGAGCTCCACGCGTTGGCAATGTGATTGCTCGACATTTAGCATCGCTGGGTTGCCGCATCGTGATCCATGCCAATTCCAGTATGGAAGCGGCAGAACGGACGGCCAGCGAATTGCGATCGGAGGGCGTTGAAACGATCGTCGTTCAAGCGTCGATCGAAAAATCCGAGCAGGTTGAGCGGATGATCGAGGAGGTGGTGGAGACGTTTGGACGGCTGGACATTCTTGTCAACAGTGCCGCGATCTGGGAACCGAAGCGACTCGAAGACGTAACGCCGGAGGACGTGCGGCGATACTTCGAAGTGAACACGCTGGGGACTTTTGTAGCGGCTCGATCGGCGGGCCTGCAGATGGTGACTCAGCCGAAGGGTGGAGTCATCATCAATATCGGTGACTGGGGTTTGGTCCGTCCCTACTTAGACCACGCGGCCTATTTTCCCAGCAAAGGGGCGATCGAAGGGATGACGAGGTCGCTGGCGGTCGAGCTTGCCGAACGTAACCGTGCGGTCCGAGTAAACTGCATTCATCCCGGGCCGGTGTTGTTGGGGGACGATTTGCCTACGGCAACGCAAGCTGCCGTGATGGGTAGCACACTGCTGAAGCGAGTCGGGACGCCGGAGCACGTTGCACACGCGGTGCAGTTTCTGGTCGAAAACGATTTCGTAACCGGAGCGGCGATCCCCGTCGACGGAGGCCGCACGATCTACGCCGACGACGGTCTGCAAACCAAGCACAAGATCGGGTAG
- a CDS encoding UbiD family decarboxylase, which produces MKHRSTRDAVEDLRRGGYLIECSDSVDPNLEIAEIQRRVYASGGPAVLFTNVKGCRFPMVSNLFGSLEQARYLFRDTLESVRRLIELKIDPPALARRPWRYAGSPLTAIRMLPRYRRSGPVKANQCQLSELPQLKCWPDDGGAFVTLPQVLSADPVSPDVLMKCNLGMYRVQLSGNEYDPQHEVGLHYQIQRGIGVHHQHAAAKNQALPVSINVGGTPAMTLAAVMPLPEGLGELTFAGALSGRRVGMLRDGKSAPFYADADFSIVGEIDPQATKPEGPFGDHLGYYSLQHPFPVMKVRSVYHRKDAIWPFTVVGRPPQEDTTFGQLIHELTGPIIPTVLPGVKGVHAVDAAGVHPLLMAVGSERYMPFSRAAEPQELLIQANAILGNGQLSLAKYLMIVNEADDPELDVDDCGAVLQHLLQRIDWRRDLHFQTRTTIDTLDYSGDGLNRGSKVILAATGPVRRELPTEVPSGLVLPDGFSNPQVVAPGVLAIEGPRCVAGDRLYRDAMVGFVASQTVGGPLDAFPWVTVCDDSRFAAAGLKNWLWVTFTRSNPAVDIYGVAEGIRDKHWGCRGALVVDARTKTHHAPPLMEDPDTTRQVDARATRGDALAKYL; this is translated from the coding sequence ATGAAACATCGTAGTACCCGTGACGCCGTGGAAGATTTGCGTCGTGGCGGTTATTTGATCGAGTGTTCCGATTCGGTCGATCCGAATTTGGAGATCGCCGAAATCCAACGCCGCGTCTACGCGTCGGGTGGGCCCGCGGTTCTGTTCACGAACGTGAAGGGCTGCCGGTTTCCGATGGTTTCCAATCTTTTTGGTTCGCTGGAGCAGGCTCGCTATCTGTTTCGCGATACGCTGGAATCGGTTCGGCGGTTGATTGAATTGAAGATCGATCCGCCTGCGCTCGCGCGTCGCCCGTGGCGATATGCGGGGTCGCCGTTGACCGCGATTCGTATGCTGCCTCGCTATCGGCGAAGTGGGCCGGTCAAGGCGAATCAGTGCCAACTATCTGAATTGCCGCAGCTGAAGTGTTGGCCCGATGACGGTGGAGCGTTTGTGACCTTGCCGCAGGTTCTTTCCGCCGACCCGGTATCGCCCGATGTGTTGATGAAATGCAATCTGGGAATGTACCGAGTCCAGTTGTCGGGGAATGAATACGATCCCCAGCATGAGGTCGGGCTGCACTACCAGATCCAGCGTGGGATCGGAGTCCATCATCAGCACGCCGCTGCTAAGAATCAGGCTCTGCCCGTATCGATCAACGTCGGTGGGACGCCGGCGATGACGTTGGCCGCAGTGATGCCATTGCCTGAAGGTTTAGGCGAACTGACGTTTGCAGGAGCCCTTTCGGGACGCCGCGTCGGAATGTTGCGAGACGGAAAATCGGCTCCTTTTTATGCCGATGCCGATTTTTCGATCGTGGGCGAAATCGATCCTCAAGCAACCAAGCCGGAGGGGCCTTTTGGGGACCATCTGGGCTATTACAGCTTGCAGCATCCCTTTCCTGTAATGAAAGTTCGCTCCGTTTATCATCGCAAGGATGCGATCTGGCCTTTCACGGTCGTGGGGCGGCCGCCGCAGGAAGATACAACGTTTGGGCAGTTGATTCACGAATTGACCGGCCCGATTATCCCGACGGTATTGCCGGGAGTGAAAGGGGTTCACGCAGTCGACGCGGCAGGGGTCCATCCATTGTTGATGGCGGTCGGCAGCGAACGCTACATGCCGTTCTCGCGGGCCGCAGAGCCGCAGGAATTGCTGATTCAAGCGAATGCGATTCTTGGGAACGGTCAGTTGTCGCTGGCCAAGTATTTGATGATCGTCAATGAAGCGGACGATCCGGAATTGGATGTCGATGATTGCGGTGCCGTCCTGCAGCACTTGTTGCAGCGAATCGATTGGCGGCGGGATTTGCATTTCCAGACGCGAACGACGATCGATACGCTTGATTACAGCGGAGACGGTTTGAATCGCGGGTCGAAGGTGATTCTGGCGGCAACCGGACCGGTTCGTCGTGAATTACCGACTGAGGTTCCGAGCGGTCTGGTGCTGCCCGATGGGTTCTCCAACCCGCAGGTGGTTGCTCCCGGGGTTTTGGCGATCGAGGGCCCGCGGTGTGTTGCTGGCGATCGGTTGTATCGAGATGCGATGGTCGGGTTTGTCGCTTCACAGACGGTGGGCGGGCCTCTGGATGCTTTTCCGTGGGTGACGGTTTGCGACGATTCGCGGTTTGCGGCAGCTGGTTTGAAGAATTGGTTGTGGGTTACTTTTACGCGAAGCAATCCGGCGGTCGATATCTATGGGGTTGCAGAGGGGATTCGGGACAAGCATTGGGGCTGCCGCGGAGCGCTGGTGGTGGATGCTAGGACCAAGACGCATCATGCGCCTCCGCTTATGGAGGACCCCGACACGACGCGCCAAGTCGATGCGCGGGCGACGCGTGGGGACGCATTGGCAAAGTATTTGTAA
- a CDS encoding leucyl aminopeptidase, with the protein MEFKTSPNVLPSDCIVLGIDADGQLSKSAQTIDQQAGNVLSRAVKAGDISSKSGKTTLVPLPETSDHAAALVIATGKTEELSVEQAYRLGAISLKTLSDRQRDQIGVTLTAGWAPEFVEAFVAGACAGSNGQGIYLAEPKLMAPKTVTLVGADEAAVRSGQILGNSVNLTRRLVNEPGNVIYPETFAQRAKTVADECGLAIEIWDEKKLEEENCQAILAVGRGSVHPPRLVKITYNGAPDNKDAPVALVGKGVTFDSGGLSLKPSPSMLDMKMDMAGAATVLGVLQCIAQLKLPCNVVGYMGLAENMLDGDNYRLGDVIRSRSGKTIEIHNTDAEGRVVLADVLDVANEGNPASIVDLATLTGACLVALGTKIVGLMGNNDALQSEIQTAAKEVGEHVWPLPMHSFFDEQVRSKVADLKNVGDGRWGGSITAAKFLEAFVGDTPWLHMDIAGPAFADSATPEQDAGGTGAMVRTLVQWLR; encoded by the coding sequence ATGGAATTCAAAACCAGCCCAAACGTTCTCCCCAGTGATTGTATCGTGCTGGGAATCGATGCCGATGGGCAGCTTTCAAAGTCTGCTCAAACCATCGATCAACAAGCTGGAAACGTTCTCAGCCGAGCCGTCAAAGCGGGCGACATCTCTTCAAAATCTGGCAAGACGACGCTGGTTCCGCTTCCCGAAACCTCCGACCACGCGGCCGCTCTGGTTATCGCTACTGGCAAAACCGAAGAACTTTCCGTCGAACAAGCGTACCGTCTGGGTGCGATCAGCCTGAAAACACTGTCCGATCGCCAACGGGACCAAATCGGTGTCACCTTAACCGCCGGCTGGGCACCCGAATTCGTGGAAGCCTTTGTCGCCGGAGCGTGTGCCGGATCGAACGGACAAGGGATCTACCTGGCCGAACCAAAACTGATGGCCCCAAAAACCGTCACCCTGGTAGGAGCCGACGAAGCCGCCGTTCGCAGCGGCCAAATCCTGGGCAATTCGGTCAACCTGACCCGCCGATTGGTCAACGAACCTGGAAACGTGATCTACCCCGAAACCTTTGCCCAGCGAGCCAAAACGGTCGCCGACGAATGCGGGCTGGCGATCGAAATCTGGGACGAAAAGAAACTTGAAGAAGAAAACTGCCAAGCGATCCTGGCCGTCGGCCGCGGCTCGGTCCATCCTCCTCGCTTGGTCAAAATCACCTACAACGGTGCCCCCGACAACAAAGACGCCCCTGTGGCACTGGTTGGAAAAGGGGTCACATTTGACAGCGGCGGGCTGTCTCTCAAGCCCAGCCCCTCCATGCTGGACATGAAAATGGACATGGCAGGAGCGGCAACGGTCCTCGGAGTCCTACAGTGCATCGCTCAACTGAAACTCCCCTGTAACGTTGTTGGATACATGGGATTGGCCGAAAACATGCTGGACGGCGACAACTATCGGCTGGGCGACGTGATTCGCTCCCGCAGCGGAAAAACGATCGAAATTCACAATACCGACGCCGAAGGACGAGTCGTTTTGGCGGACGTTTTGGATGTCGCCAACGAAGGCAACCCAGCCTCAATCGTCGATTTGGCGACTCTCACCGGAGCCTGCCTGGTTGCCCTTGGCACGAAAATCGTCGGTCTGATGGGCAACAACGATGCCCTTCAAAGCGAAATCCAAACGGCCGCCAAAGAGGTCGGGGAACACGTCTGGCCGCTGCCGATGCACAGTTTCTTTGACGAGCAAGTTCGCAGCAAAGTCGCCGACCTGAAAAACGTCGGCGATGGACGTTGGGGCGGATCGATCACCGCCGCCAAGTTCCTGGAAGCCTTTGTGGGCGACACCCCTTGGCTGCACATGGATATCGCCGGCCCCGCCTTCGCGGACTCCGCCACCCCCGAACAGGACGCAGGCGGCACCGGAGCCATGGTGCGAACCCTAGTCCAGTGGCTGCGATAA
- the leuC gene encoding 3-isopropylmalate dehydratase large subunit — MSDSTAPAGSPQTMFEKIWNNHVVHSEPGKQAILYIDLHLVHEVTSPQAFEGLRINNRTVRRPERTIATPDHNVPTSDRSLPIADPIAKIQIETLRKNCSEFDVQLFDIDDVRQGIVHVIGPENGYTQPGMTIVCGDSHTATHGAFGSLAFGIGTSEVEHVLATQTLLQYKPKTFELRVDGELAPGVTAKDMILYLIGQIGTAGGTGYVLEFTGDCMTALSMEERMTVCNMSIEAGARAGMIAPDQTTFDYLKGRPQAPQGAAFDAAVAKWKQLPSDAGAQYDLSRTFQGSDIQPQVTWGTNPGQVRSVTDSTPNPSDFSDPTEQKTTANALEYMGLEAGTRLTDVSINRVFIGSCTNARIEDLRAAAAVAKGHHVSDSVNAMVVPGSGQVKRQAEKEGLDQIFKEAGFDWREAGCSMCLAMNPDKLEPGERCASTSNRNFEGRQGKGGRTHLVSPAMAAAAAVSGHFVDIRDWKYQS, encoded by the coding sequence ATGAGTGACTCGACAGCCCCTGCGGGCTCTCCGCAGACGATGTTCGAAAAGATCTGGAACAACCACGTTGTTCATTCCGAACCCGGAAAACAGGCGATCCTGTACATCGACCTCCATTTAGTCCACGAAGTCACCAGCCCTCAGGCGTTTGAAGGACTGCGGATCAACAACCGCACCGTCCGCCGCCCCGAACGCACCATCGCGACTCCGGACCATAACGTCCCGACCTCCGATCGCTCGCTCCCCATCGCCGACCCGATCGCCAAGATCCAAATCGAAACCCTGCGGAAAAACTGCTCGGAATTTGACGTTCAGCTCTTCGACATCGACGACGTCCGCCAGGGAATCGTCCACGTCATCGGCCCCGAAAACGGCTACACCCAGCCAGGCATGACGATCGTCTGCGGCGACAGCCACACCGCCACGCACGGTGCCTTTGGTTCCCTTGCCTTCGGAATCGGCACCAGTGAAGTCGAACACGTTTTGGCAACCCAGACGCTGCTTCAGTACAAACCCAAAACGTTCGAACTGCGCGTCGACGGGGAACTTGCTCCGGGCGTGACCGCCAAGGACATGATCCTCTATCTGATCGGCCAGATCGGAACCGCTGGCGGCACCGGATACGTGCTGGAATTCACCGGCGACTGCATGACCGCACTGTCGATGGAAGAACGGATGACCGTTTGCAACATGTCGATCGAAGCGGGAGCTCGAGCCGGCATGATCGCCCCCGACCAAACGACTTTTGATTATCTGAAAGGTCGCCCGCAAGCCCCGCAAGGCGCTGCCTTTGATGCGGCGGTTGCCAAATGGAAACAGCTTCCCAGCGATGCCGGAGCTCAATACGATCTTTCCAGAACCTTCCAGGGAAGTGACATCCAGCCGCAAGTGACCTGGGGAACCAACCCCGGTCAAGTTCGCAGCGTCACCGACTCGACGCCCAACCCCTCGGACTTCAGCGATCCAACCGAACAGAAAACGACCGCAAACGCGCTTGAATACATGGGACTAGAGGCCGGCACTCGGCTGACCGATGTTTCCATCAACCGAGTCTTCATCGGATCGTGCACCAACGCCCGCATCGAAGACCTGCGAGCCGCCGCAGCGGTCGCCAAAGGGCATCATGTCAGCGATTCGGTAAACGCAATGGTTGTCCCCGGCAGCGGACAGGTTAAGCGTCAAGCCGAGAAAGAGGGCCTGGACCAGATCTTCAAAGAGGCCGGATTCGACTGGCGAGAAGCCGGTTGCAGCATGTGCTTGGCGATGAACCCGGACAAACTGGAACCGGGCGAACGCTGTGCTAGTACCAGCAACCGCAACTTCGAAGGTCGCCAAGGCAAAGGCGGACGGACTCACCTGGTCAGTCCCGCCATGGCCGCAGCCGCCGCCGTCAGCGGGCACTTCGTCGACATCCGCGACTGGAAATACCAGTCCTAA
- the leuD gene encoding 3-isopropylmalate dehydratase small subunit, with the protein MQNFTIHTGVVATMDRANVDTDQIIPKQFLKRIERTGFGEFLFFDWRYEEDGKTPNPTFELNQVDVKGASVLVTRRNFGNGSSREHAVWALDDFGIRCVIAPSFADIFFNNCFKNGLLPITLSEADIDILFEKTKAQSPYQITVDLETQTITDNQGFERKFEVEPYRRHCLMNGLDDIALTLEHEAKITEFENANA; encoded by the coding sequence ATGCAAAATTTCACCATTCACACCGGTGTGGTCGCCACCATGGACCGCGCCAACGTCGACACCGACCAGATCATTCCCAAGCAGTTCCTGAAGCGAATTGAACGGACCGGCTTTGGAGAATTCCTCTTTTTCGATTGGCGTTACGAAGAGGACGGCAAGACTCCGAACCCAACCTTCGAACTGAATCAAGTCGACGTCAAAGGGGCATCCGTCCTGGTGACTCGCCGCAACTTCGGCAACGGCAGCAGCCGCGAGCACGCGGTATGGGCGTTGGACGATTTCGGAATTCGCTGCGTCATCGCCCCATCGTTTGCGGACATTTTCTTCAACAACTGTTTCAAGAACGGGCTGTTGCCGATCACGCTTTCCGAAGCCGACATCGACATCCTTTTTGAAAAAACGAAGGCGCAGTCGCCTTATCAAATCACCGTCGACCTAGAAACGCAAACCATCACCGACAACCAGGGATTCGAACGCAAATTCGAAGTCGAACCCTACCGTCGCCACTGCCTGATGAACGGTCTAGACGACATCGCGCTGACACTAGAGCACGAAGCCAAGATCACCGAATTCGAAAACGCAAACGCCTAG
- a CDS encoding AlkZ-related protein, translating to MIHTFDEAYQFVLKNKVCTVFGSRGSPHPSLWGSTDLSEEKPKAGGWSPKVKAVWDWKTRIPQTYPDEVFYGKIPGGDAVLMEMQYFRDVHYKEAYQPVGELNSLTQEVYDFIRLEASFTGPLRKRAIASLACTKSQFDTALKNLQVSLNIVRSNDPALKNDFWITMREMHLEIVQQHERDGLLPS from the coding sequence ATGATTCACACATTTGATGAAGCCTACCAATTTGTTTTGAAGAACAAGGTCTGTACAGTTTTCGGCAGCCGAGGATCCCCGCATCCTTCCTTGTGGGGCAGTACAGATTTGTCCGAAGAGAAACCGAAAGCGGGGGGCTGGAGTCCGAAGGTGAAAGCGGTTTGGGATTGGAAGACGCGGATTCCTCAGACCTACCCCGACGAGGTGTTCTACGGAAAAATCCCAGGGGGCGATGCTGTGCTGATGGAAATGCAGTACTTCCGCGATGTTCACTACAAAGAGGCTTATCAGCCGGTAGGTGAACTGAATTCTCTTACGCAAGAAGTGTACGATTTCATCCGCTTGGAAGCATCGTTTACCGGACCACTGCGCAAGCGAGCCATCGCCAGTCTGGCGTGTACAAAGAGTCAATTCGATACGGCGCTTAAGAACTTGCAGGTCAGTCTGAACATCGTGCGCTCGAACGATCCAGCCCTCAAAAACGATTTCTGGATAACCATGCGCGAGATGCACCTGGAAATCGTGCAGCAACACGAACGCGATGGCTTGCTGCCATCATAA